From the Actinomycetota bacterium genome, one window contains:
- the rdgB gene encoding RdgB/HAM1 family non-canonical purine NTP pyrophosphatase, with product MAFPDRLAIASRNAHKLRELGRICADWPVEWVTVENHDPSAFPDVDETGQTYAENALLKATEVAAALGVPAIADDSGIEVDALGGGPGHRSARYAGEQATDEQNLDALLRAVRGVPSGGRTARYRCIASIAWPDGRSLHAEGVCEGELVSKRRGVRGFGYDPIFVPAGWDETMAELTDAQKDRISHRGRAFRALAELLAEV from the coding sequence ATGGCCTTCCCGGATCGACTCGCGATCGCGTCGCGCAACGCCCACAAGCTGCGCGAACTCGGCCGCATCTGCGCGGACTGGCCCGTCGAGTGGGTCACGGTCGAGAACCACGACCCGTCCGCCTTCCCCGACGTCGACGAGACCGGCCAGACGTACGCCGAGAACGCTCTGCTGAAAGCCACCGAGGTCGCCGCGGCGCTCGGCGTCCCCGCGATCGCCGACGACTCGGGCATCGAGGTCGACGCGCTCGGCGGCGGCCCCGGCCATCGCTCGGCCCGCTACGCCGGGGAGCAGGCGACGGACGAACAGAACCTCGATGCGCTCCTGCGAGCGGTGCGGGGGGTGCCCTCCGGCGGCCGCACCGCCAGGTACCGATGCATCGCGTCGATCGCGTGGCCCGACGGGCGTTCCCTCCATGCCGAGGGCGTGTGCGAGGGCGAGCTCGTCTCGAAGCGGCGAGGGGTGCGCGGGTTCGGCTACGACCCGATCTTCGTGCCGGCCGGCTGGGACGAGACGATGGCCGAACTGACCGACGCACAGAAGGACCGCATCAGCCACCGGGGCCGGGCGTTCCGCGCCCTCGCGGAGTTGCTCGCCGAGGTCTGA
- a CDS encoding GNAT family N-acetyltransferase, which translates to MAEIRKLEPDDVELLDAGIRVLKGRSSPAPEMFLRNPHAHAFVAIDEETVVGCAYGYELFRPDGFWMIVLYDLGAAEPYRQQGLGRELLDAFVGFARAKGHERMWLFTDAGNAAAKRLYEGAGGERTDGAVGYWWVFE; encoded by the coding sequence GTGGCCGAGATCCGCAAGCTGGAGCCCGACGACGTCGAGTTGCTCGATGCCGGCATCCGCGTCCTGAAGGGCCGGTCGTCGCCGGCGCCCGAGATGTTCCTGCGCAACCCGCACGCCCACGCGTTCGTCGCGATCGACGAGGAGACGGTCGTGGGGTGCGCCTACGGCTACGAGCTCTTCCGTCCCGACGGGTTCTGGATGATCGTGCTCTACGATCTGGGCGCCGCGGAGCCCTACCGCCAGCAAGGGCTCGGCCGGGAGCTCCTCGACGCGTTCGTCGGCTTCGCGCGAGCCAAGGGCCACGAGCGGATGTGGCTGTTCACCGACGCCGGGAACGCCGCCGCCAAGCGGCTGTACGAAGGCGCAGGCGGGGAGCGCACCGATGGTGCGGTCGGTTACTGGTGGGTCTTCGAGTGA
- the murI gene encoding glutamate racemase, whose protein sequence is MSDQRPIGVFDSGVGGLTVVRAIMDQLPHERILYVGDTARFPYGPKPVEEIRRYALEIADYLVHRDVKALVVACNSIEVTAIDHIAERAGTPVVGVIDPGARTAVHVTRNGRIGLIGTEATVASGAYDRAVAATGAPVTLRSQACPVFVEHVERGDTTSDELRGAARGYLSPLMADGVDTLIMGCTHYPLLSGLLQLELGPDVVLVSSAEETAKDVYATLMAEHLLRDEGGSADHEFLSTGDPEAFERVAGVFLGPELTDVGAARAVPVGGGTWN, encoded by the coding sequence ATGAGCGATCAACGGCCGATCGGCGTCTTCGACTCCGGCGTGGGCGGCCTCACGGTCGTGCGCGCGATCATGGATCAGCTGCCGCACGAGCGCATCCTCTACGTGGGTGACACCGCCCGGTTCCCGTACGGACCGAAGCCGGTCGAGGAGATCCGGCGCTACGCGCTCGAGATCGCCGACTACCTCGTGCACCGCGACGTCAAGGCGCTCGTGGTCGCCTGCAACTCGATCGAGGTGACCGCGATCGACCATATTGCGGAACGGGCGGGCACCCCGGTCGTCGGTGTGATCGATCCTGGAGCGAGGACGGCCGTGCACGTCACGCGGAACGGACGCATCGGTCTGATCGGCACCGAGGCGACCGTCGCGAGTGGGGCGTACGACCGAGCCGTGGCCGCGACCGGGGCGCCGGTCACGCTCCGCTCGCAGGCTTGCCCCGTCTTCGTCGAGCACGTCGAGCGGGGTGACACGACCAGCGACGAGCTACGGGGGGCCGCGCGGGGGTATCTTTCTCCGCTGATGGCCGACGGCGTCGATACCCTCATCATGGGTTGCACCCACTACCCGCTGCTCTCGGGTCTCCTCCAGCTCGAGCTCGGCCCCGACGTCGTCCTGGTGTCCTCGGCCGAGGAGACCGCCAAGGACGTGTACGCGACCCTCATGGCCGAGCACCTGCTGCGCGACGAGGGCGGCTCGGCGGACCACGAGTTCCTCTCGACGGGCGATCCCGAGGCGTTCGAGCGAGTCGCCGGCGTCTTCCTCGGTCCGGAGCTCACCGATGTCGGCGCCGCGCGCGCCGTGCCGGTCGGAGGTGGCACGTGGAACTGA
- a CDS encoding MBL fold metallo-hydrolase, which yields MELTVLGSAGTWPGPGGATCGHLLSHEGTHIWLDAGTGTFARLQEYIGIADIAAIVITHGHTDHFIDVVPAFYARHYGGMGAPNLPFYSPDGFVEGMSVLTSENGRNVMAEAYDFRTVHGGDVFDIGPFHITTFEMTHIGVNAVGYRIEAGGAVLAYTGDSGPCDEVIEMATDADLFVAEATYQDASSQAFFHMSATQAAQHAKAAGAKRLVLTHILPTLDREVSRDEAAAAFDGVIDLAEDGTTIEIAP from the coding sequence GTGGAACTGACCGTGCTCGGCTCCGCCGGAACGTGGCCGGGCCCCGGCGGCGCGACCTGCGGCCACCTGCTGAGTCACGAGGGCACGCACATCTGGCTCGACGCCGGCACCGGCACGTTCGCCCGCTTGCAGGAGTACATCGGCATCGCCGACATCGCGGCGATCGTGATCACGCACGGGCACACCGATCACTTCATCGACGTGGTGCCCGCGTTCTACGCGCGGCACTACGGTGGCATGGGGGCTCCCAACCTGCCTTTCTACTCGCCCGACGGGTTCGTCGAGGGCATGAGCGTGCTGACGAGCGAGAACGGCCGCAACGTGATGGCCGAGGCGTACGACTTCCGCACGGTGCACGGCGGCGACGTCTTCGACATCGGACCGTTCCACATCACGACGTTCGAGATGACGCACATCGGCGTGAATGCGGTGGGCTACCGCATCGAGGCGGGGGGAGCGGTGCTCGCCTACACGGGGGACTCCGGGCCGTGCGACGAGGTGATCGAGATGGCGACCGACGCGGACCTGTTCGTGGCCGAGGCCACCTACCAGGACGCCTCGAGCCAGGCGTTCTTCCACATGAGCGCGACCCAGGCGGCACAGCACGCGAAGGCCGCCGGAGCGAAGCGGCTGGTGCTCACCCACATCCTGCCGACGCTCGACCGCGAGGTGTCGCGCGACGAGGCCGCCGCGGCGTTCGACGGCGTGATCGACCTCGCCGAGGACGGCACGACCATCGAGATCGCGCCGTGA
- a CDS encoding efflux RND transporter permease subunit, which produces MMRWIVGSSIKFRRLVVAIAVGLLVYGVLQLDDARTDILPEFQRPTVEVQTEALGLSAEEVEQLITVPLEQDLLVGIAFLDEIESVSLPGLSSVVMTFEPGTDVLDARQVVSERLTQAVAAAGLPQVAKPPQMIQPLSSTSRVAMVKLTSDELSPIEMSILSKWVIAPRLQGVEGVANVSIWGFRDRQLQVLVDPQRLHDANVTLSQVIETTGNALEVSPLSFLEASAPGTGGFIDRLTQRLHVFHEQAISTADELGQVPIVDARGDASSTGGSAQTLGDVTELVEDHQPLIGDALCTDGDCLLLVVEKFPDANTPAVTSGIDEALDGLAPGLPGLAMDTSIYRPAEFIGSSFDNLGRAALIGAILLILVLGAFTFQWRSALVSVVAIAMSLAAAWLVLFFTDTTVNTMVLAGLVMALVVLIDDAVIDVDNVRRRVRQQREQGDGTPAWQVVIDATLEMRSAILFATLIVAAVLLPAFFMEGEAGAFLPPIAGAYLLAVVASIVVAVTVTPALGMMLLGDPTREHRESPVARWMQRMYDGMAARTLSKLGPAVAVFAVVVVAGLIAVPFLDQSMRPVMQERDVVVRLDAQPGTSLQRMDEITAQAVDELRSLPGVDDVGAHVGRAIQSDQIVDVNSAEVWVGVNESANYDDTIAAIESVAGGLPDVSNDVVTYSEQRVTDILGRGDDEIVVRIYGANPDVLETMAAEVEGAIAGIDGLENAQVELPAEQPTIEVQPDVARAEAVGLAPGDVRRAATTLLSGLVVGNLFEEQKVFDVAVWSVPEIRATEADVEELLIDTPSGDLVPLGAVADVRIVPNLAVIRHESVDSYVDVTANVSGRGVGAVAGDVEAALDQVEFPLEHHAELLGGFEEQAAARSRVIAVAVAGLIAIFLLLQAAFASWRLAILSILTLPMALAGATLAALITGGEITLGSVAGFVAVIAIAVRGVVVLVRHYQHLQVDGEAFGPELVTAATRDRVVPILTSAVGAAVVFIPFAVMSGAGFEIVGPMAAIILGGLISSTLLTLVVLPAAYLRFGFVAEPDRSAEDLMVTIPDVDTVGR; this is translated from the coding sequence ATGATGCGGTGGATCGTCGGCTCGAGCATCAAGTTCCGTCGGCTGGTCGTCGCCATCGCCGTGGGCCTCTTGGTCTACGGCGTGCTGCAGCTGGACGACGCTCGCACGGATATCCTTCCGGAGTTCCAGCGCCCGACGGTCGAGGTCCAGACCGAGGCGCTCGGCTTGTCCGCCGAAGAGGTGGAGCAGCTCATCACGGTGCCGCTCGAGCAGGACCTGCTCGTGGGCATCGCGTTCCTCGACGAGATCGAGTCGGTGTCGCTGCCCGGACTCTCGTCGGTGGTGATGACCTTCGAGCCGGGCACGGACGTGCTCGACGCCCGCCAGGTGGTGTCCGAGCGCCTCACCCAGGCGGTCGCCGCCGCCGGCCTGCCGCAGGTCGCGAAGCCGCCGCAGATGATCCAGCCGCTCTCGTCGACGAGCCGCGTCGCCATGGTGAAGCTGACCTCGGACGAGCTGTCGCCGATCGAGATGTCGATCCTGTCCAAGTGGGTGATCGCGCCGCGCCTGCAGGGCGTCGAGGGCGTGGCCAACGTCTCGATCTGGGGTTTCCGCGACCGCCAGCTGCAGGTGCTCGTCGACCCGCAGCGCTTGCACGACGCGAACGTCACGCTGAGCCAGGTCATCGAGACCACCGGGAACGCCCTCGAGGTGTCGCCGCTCTCCTTCCTCGAAGCCTCGGCGCCCGGCACCGGCGGGTTCATCGACCGGCTGACCCAGCGGCTCCACGTCTTCCACGAGCAAGCGATCTCGACGGCCGACGAGCTCGGGCAGGTGCCGATCGTCGACGCGCGGGGTGACGCCTCGTCGACCGGCGGATCCGCCCAGACGCTGGGCGACGTCACCGAGCTCGTGGAGGACCACCAGCCCTTGATCGGCGATGCCCTGTGCACCGACGGCGACTGTCTGCTGCTCGTCGTCGAGAAGTTCCCCGACGCGAACACGCCCGCGGTGACCTCGGGCATCGATGAGGCGCTCGACGGGCTGGCTCCGGGTCTGCCCGGGCTCGCGATGGACACCTCGATCTACCGTCCGGCCGAGTTCATCGGGTCGTCGTTCGACAACCTGGGCCGTGCGGCCCTGATCGGCGCGATCCTACTGATCCTCGTGCTCGGTGCGTTCACGTTCCAGTGGCGGAGCGCCCTCGTCAGTGTCGTGGCCATCGCGATGTCGTTGGCGGCAGCGTGGCTCGTGCTGTTCTTCACGGACACGACGGTGAACACGATGGTCCTCGCGGGTTTGGTCATGGCCCTGGTCGTGCTGATCGACGACGCGGTCATCGACGTCGACAACGTCAGGAGACGCGTCCGCCAGCAGCGGGAGCAGGGTGACGGCACCCCGGCCTGGCAGGTCGTCATCGATGCCACCCTCGAGATGCGCAGCGCGATCCTCTTCGCGACCCTGATCGTTGCGGCGGTGCTGCTGCCTGCCTTCTTCATGGAAGGGGAGGCCGGGGCCTTCCTGCCGCCGATCGCCGGTGCCTACTTGCTGGCGGTCGTCGCCTCGATCGTTGTCGCTGTGACCGTCACGCCCGCGCTCGGAATGATGCTCCTGGGCGACCCGACGCGGGAGCACCGTGAGTCCCCGGTGGCGCGGTGGATGCAGCGCATGTACGACGGCATGGCCGCGCGCACCCTGTCCAAGCTCGGTCCGGCGGTCGCGGTGTTCGCCGTCGTCGTGGTCGCCGGCCTGATCGCGGTGCCGTTCCTCGACCAGTCGATGCGGCCGGTCATGCAGGAACGCGATGTGGTGGTCCGGCTCGACGCGCAGCCCGGCACCTCGCTCCAACGCATGGACGAGATCACCGCGCAGGCGGTCGACGAGTTGCGGTCCCTCCCGGGCGTCGACGATGTCGGCGCCCACGTCGGCCGCGCGATCCAGTCGGACCAGATCGTGGACGTGAACTCGGCCGAGGTCTGGGTCGGCGTCAACGAGTCGGCGAACTACGACGACACGATCGCCGCGATCGAGTCGGTGGCCGGCGGCCTGCCCGACGTCTCCAACGACGTCGTGACCTACTCGGAGCAGCGGGTCACCGACATCCTCGGGAGGGGGGACGACGAGATCGTCGTGCGCATCTACGGCGCGAACCCTGACGTCCTCGAGACGATGGCCGCGGAGGTCGAGGGGGCGATCGCCGGCATCGATGGTCTGGAGAACGCGCAGGTCGAGTTGCCCGCGGAGCAACCGACGATCGAGGTGCAGCCCGACGTGGCCCGCGCCGAGGCGGTCGGCCTTGCACCCGGCGATGTGCGCCGGGCGGCGACGACACTGCTGTCGGGCCTCGTGGTCGGGAACCTCTTCGAGGAGCAGAAGGTGTTCGACGTCGCGGTCTGGAGCGTTCCGGAGATCCGCGCGACCGAGGCCGACGTCGAGGAGCTGCTGATCGACACCCCGAGCGGCGATCTCGTGCCGCTGGGCGCGGTCGCCGACGTGCGCATCGTTCCGAATCTCGCCGTGATCCGGCACGAGTCCGTCGACTCCTACGTCGACGTCACGGCAAACGTCTCCGGCCGGGGCGTCGGTGCGGTCGCAGGCGACGTCGAGGCGGCACTCGACCAGGTCGAGTTCCCACTGGAACACCACGCCGAGCTCCTCGGTGGGTTCGAGGAGCAGGCGGCCGCACGCTCGCGCGTCATCGCCGTGGCGGTCGCCGGCCTGATCGCGATCTTCCTGCTGCTGCAGGCTGCATTCGCGAGCTGGCGCCTCGCGATCCTGTCGATCCTCACGCTTCCGATGGCCCTGGCCGGCGCAACGCTGGCGGCGCTCATCACGGGCGGCGAGATCACACTGGGTTCGGTCGCGGGTTTCGTTGCCGTGATCGCGATCGCCGTCCGCGGCGTGGTGGTTCTGGTGCGGCACTATCAGCATCTGCAGGTCGACGGCGAGGCTTTCGGGCCCGAGCTCGTGACGGCCGCGACCCGCGATCGCGTCGTGCCGATCCTCACGAGCGCCGTCGGTGCGGCCGTGGTGTTCATCCCGTTCGCCGTGATGAGCGGGGCCGGCTTCGAGATCGTCGGACCGATGGCGGCGATCATCCTGGGCGGGCTGATCTCCTCGACGCTGCTGACGCTCGTCGTCCTGCCCGCCGCGTACCTCCGTTTCGGGTTCGTCGCAGAACCGGACCGGTCGGCCGAGGACCTGATGGTGACGATCCCCGACGTCGACACGGTCGGAAGGTAG
- a CDS encoding cysteine synthase family protein — protein MTRYDDILQAIGNTPLVGMPRMSPKPGVRLWAKLEGSNPTGSTKDRIALKMIEAAEASGELTAEKTILEPTSGNTGIALAMVAARKGYRLTVVIPDNASEERIGLLRLFGAEIVFSDGDKGTNGSIEVARALAQDEKYYMPFQYGNPANPLAHQEGTAQEIIRDLPEVTHFVGGMGTGGTLTGNGRGLHAHNPDVTIVAAEPELGDLVYGLRSLDAGFIPPIFDPSEIDRKFLVDSSASLRTNRELTSKEGIFAGISSGAVVYVAQRIASEIDEGDIVCLLPDGGWKYLSTEAWAEDLATAEKGVAESLWW, from the coding sequence GTGACGCGCTACGACGACATCCTGCAGGCGATCGGGAACACACCGCTCGTCGGTATGCCCCGTATGTCGCCGAAGCCGGGCGTCCGCCTGTGGGCGAAGCTCGAGGGTTCGAACCCCACGGGCTCCACGAAGGATCGCATCGCGCTGAAGATGATCGAGGCGGCCGAGGCGTCGGGTGAGCTCACGGCCGAGAAGACGATCCTCGAGCCGACGTCGGGGAACACGGGCATCGCGCTCGCGATGGTGGCCGCGCGCAAGGGATACCGGCTCACCGTCGTGATCCCCGACAACGCGAGCGAGGAGCGCATCGGCCTGCTGCGGCTCTTCGGCGCCGAGATCGTGTTCAGCGACGGCGACAAGGGAACGAACGGCTCGATCGAGGTCGCGCGAGCGCTCGCGCAAGACGAGAAGTACTACATGCCGTTCCAGTACGGGAACCCGGCGAACCCCCTCGCCCACCAGGAGGGCACGGCGCAGGAGATCATCCGCGACCTGCCCGAGGTCACCCACTTCGTCGGAGGCATGGGCACCGGCGGCACGCTCACCGGCAACGGCCGGGGGCTGCATGCACACAACCCAGACGTGACGATCGTGGCGGCCGAGCCCGAGCTCGGCGACCTCGTCTACGGCCTGCGCTCGCTCGACGCGGGCTTCATCCCGCCGATCTTCGACCCGAGCGAGATCGATCGGAAGTTCCTGGTCGACTCCTCGGCGTCGCTGCGCACGAACCGCGAGCTCACCTCGAAAGAGGGCATCTTCGCCGGCATATCGAGCGGAGCCGTGGTCTACGTCGCCCAGCGCATCGCGAGCGAGATCGACGAGGGCGACATCGTGTGCCTGTTGCCCGACGGCGGATGGAAGTACCTGTCGACCGAGGCCTGGGCCGAGGACCTCGCGACGGCCGAGAAGGGCGTCGCGGAGTCGCTGTGGTGGTGA
- the rph gene encoding ribonuclease PH: MTRPDGRAAGELRPVTWELGFQEWAAGSVLFSMGRTRVLVAASVSDDAPRWLKGTGRGWVTGEYSMLPASTSERSGREVNRGRPGGRTQEIQRLIGRSLRSVIDLSRLGERTITIDCDVLQADAGTRTASITGGYIALAIALRGLEAEGKVPGDLLAGSVAAVSVGIVEGEPRLDLCYEEDAGAEVDFNVVMTGSGEFVEVQGTAEGTPFSRADLGSMLDLAAAGVARLTELQHQVLTG; encoded by the coding sequence CTGACGCGCCCGGACGGCCGGGCGGCCGGCGAACTGCGCCCCGTGACCTGGGAGCTCGGGTTTCAGGAGTGGGCGGCGGGATCGGTGCTGTTCTCGATGGGGAGGACCAGGGTCCTCGTCGCGGCGAGCGTCTCCGACGACGCCCCTCGCTGGCTGAAGGGCACCGGGCGCGGGTGGGTGACGGGCGAGTACTCGATGCTGCCCGCCTCGACCTCCGAGCGGTCGGGCCGCGAGGTGAACCGGGGCCGACCCGGCGGGCGCACCCAAGAGATCCAGCGACTGATCGGGCGGTCGCTCCGCAGCGTCATCGACCTCTCGCGCCTCGGCGAGCGCACGATCACGATCGATTGTGACGTGCTGCAGGCCGATGCGGGAACCCGGACGGCGTCGATCACCGGGGGCTACATCGCGCTCGCGATCGCCCTGCGGGGCCTCGAGGCCGAGGGCAAGGTTCCGGGCGACCTGCTCGCCGGCAGCGTCGCGGCGGTGAGCGTCGGCATCGTCGAAGGCGAGCCTCGGCTCGACCTGTGCTACGAGGAAGACGCCGGCGCCGAGGTGGACTTCAACGTGGTGATGACCGGCAGCGGCGAGTTCGTCGAGGTGCAGGGCACGGCCGAGGGCACGCCGTTCTCGCGCGCCGACCTCGGTTCGATGCTCGACCTGGCCGCGGCCGGCGTGGCCCGGCTCACCGAGCTGCAGCACCAGGTGCTCACCGGCTGA
- a CDS encoding efflux RND transporter permease subunit — MLRWIVGSSLKFRYLVVALAAALMFFGVQQLRHTAIDVFPEFAPPKVEVQTPSLGLSANQVESLVTIPLEQTLNGVPGLDEIRSKSVESLSSIEMIFKPGTDLLTARQLVAERIAQISPQLPTWASPPFMIQPLSATSRVMKIGLTTTDPDLDLIDLSMTTYWKIRTRLMRVPGVANVPIWGERIEMPTIQIDPALLREHNVTIDAVSTAVADALDAGLLPYNDGNYIGKGGFLDTGTNRYQIQHVLPIVTAEDLGGIPVESVDGKRLQVADVADVVRGTWPLVGDAVINDGEGLMLIVEKLPWANTLDVTRGVEAALEELKPGLSGIEIDATIFRPATFIEESISNLSKAIWFGAILMVLMLCLFLYSWRTAVISVVAIPLSLIAAGLVLHWRGATINTMILAGMVIALGDIVDDAIIDIENVVRRLRQHRKEGSGTSTARVILDASLEVRSAIVYATLIEIVAVAPIFMLEGLSGSFFRPLATSYALALLASMAVALTVTPAMSMIFFRGSGSLQHRESPVVPALQRAYHFVLQRIVYRPRRAYVAVGLTTVMGIAALPLLGQSLLPSFKERDFLMHWLTVPGTGQPEMFRISARANHELLEIPGVRNAGSHIGQALLMDEVVGIDFGENWISVDPSVDYDETLAKVQEVVDGYPGLYRDVLTYLKERIREVLTGSSEAITIRIYGQDLAQLQTTADEVNEILGGIPGVTENHVESLKDIPQVSVVADLPAAQRYGLKPGDVRRAAARLIAGEEAGDIFVGGKAYDIQVWSKPEVRDTFSDIGNLLIDTPSGEYVRLEEVADVKIEPVPNVIYHDSLFRSLDVGANIDGTRDLGSIVADVEGRLDDYNWPEEYHAEFLGEYTERRAAANRLNTGAIAAAIGIFLLLQASFGSWRLATLSFLTLPIALVGGVIAAYLTGGVISLGSLVGFFTVLGIVARNGIMLISHYQHLERFEGVPFGPDLVLQGARERVVPIMMTVLTTGLALVPLLIAGEIPGQEIEYPMAWVILGGLITATLLNLFVVPSLYLRFAKPRGETGLPMPAAPVPA, encoded by the coding sequence ATGCTTCGCTGGATCGTTGGGTCGAGCCTCAAGTTCCGATACCTCGTGGTCGCGCTCGCCGCCGCGCTGATGTTCTTCGGCGTGCAGCAGCTCCGCCACACGGCGATCGACGTCTTCCCCGAGTTCGCACCGCCGAAGGTGGAGGTGCAGACGCCCTCGCTGGGCCTCTCGGCCAACCAGGTGGAGTCACTCGTCACGATCCCCCTCGAGCAGACGCTCAACGGGGTTCCCGGTCTGGACGAGATCCGCTCGAAGTCGGTTGAGTCGCTGTCGTCGATCGAGATGATCTTCAAGCCCGGGACCGATCTGTTGACCGCACGGCAACTCGTAGCGGAGCGGATCGCTCAGATCTCCCCGCAGCTCCCGACGTGGGCGAGCCCGCCGTTCATGATCCAGCCGCTCTCGGCGACGAGCCGCGTCATGAAGATCGGGCTCACGACGACCGACCCCGACCTGGACCTGATCGACCTGTCGATGACGACGTACTGGAAGATCAGGACGCGCCTGATGCGGGTGCCGGGCGTCGCGAACGTGCCGATCTGGGGCGAGCGCATCGAGATGCCGACGATCCAGATCGACCCGGCGCTGCTCCGTGAGCACAACGTGACGATCGACGCCGTCTCGACGGCGGTGGCGGACGCCCTGGACGCGGGGTTGCTCCCGTACAACGACGGCAACTACATCGGGAAGGGCGGCTTCCTCGACACGGGGACGAACCGTTACCAGATCCAGCACGTGCTCCCGATCGTCACGGCCGAGGACCTCGGCGGGATCCCGGTCGAATCGGTCGACGGGAAGCGGCTGCAGGTCGCCGACGTCGCCGACGTCGTCCGGGGCACGTGGCCGCTGGTCGGGGATGCCGTCATCAACGACGGCGAAGGCTTGATGCTCATCGTCGAGAAGCTGCCGTGGGCCAACACCCTCGACGTGACGCGAGGGGTCGAGGCAGCGCTGGAGGAGCTCAAGCCTGGCCTTTCGGGCATCGAGATCGACGCCACGATCTTCCGCCCGGCGACCTTCATCGAGGAGTCGATCAGCAACCTCTCGAAGGCCATCTGGTTCGGCGCGATCCTGATGGTGCTGATGCTCTGCCTCTTCCTGTACAGCTGGCGCACCGCCGTGATCAGCGTGGTTGCGATCCCCCTGTCACTCATCGCGGCCGGTCTCGTGCTGCATTGGCGCGGAGCCACGATCAACACGATGATCCTGGCCGGCATGGTGATCGCCCTCGGCGACATCGTCGACGACGCGATCATCGACATCGAGAACGTGGTCCGGCGGTTGCGCCAGCATCGGAAGGAAGGCAGCGGCACATCGACGGCGAGGGTGATCCTCGATGCCTCGCTCGAGGTCCGGAGCGCGATCGTCTACGCGACGCTGATCGAGATCGTGGCCGTCGCCCCGATCTTCATGCTCGAGGGGCTGTCTGGCTCGTTCTTCCGCCCGCTCGCGACCTCGTATGCGCTCGCCCTGCTCGCCTCGATGGCCGTTGCGCTGACCGTGACGCCGGCGATGAGCATGATCTTCTTCCGCGGCTCGGGTTCGCTGCAGCATCGCGAGTCCCCGGTGGTCCCCGCCCTGCAGCGTGCCTACCACTTCGTGCTGCAGAGGATCGTCTACCGGCCGCGTCGTGCCTACGTCGCGGTGGGCCTCACCACGGTGATGGGGATCGCGGCCCTGCCGCTGCTCGGCCAGTCGCTGCTGCCTTCCTTCAAGGAGCGCGACTTCCTGATGCACTGGCTCACCGTGCCGGGCACCGGGCAGCCGGAGATGTTCAGGATCTCGGCCAGGGCCAACCACGAGCTGCTCGAGATCCCCGGCGTGCGCAACGCCGGGTCGCACATCGGTCAGGCCTTGCTGATGGACGAGGTCGTCGGCATCGACTTCGGTGAGAACTGGATCAGCGTCGACCCTTCGGTCGACTACGACGAGACCCTGGCGAAGGTGCAGGAGGTCGTCGACGGCTATCCGGGCCTGTACAGAGACGTCCTGACTTATCTGAAGGAACGCATCCGCGAGGTCCTGACGGGCTCGAGCGAAGCCATCACGATCCGGATCTACGGGCAGGACCTCGCGCAGCTCCAGACGACGGCGGACGAGGTCAACGAGATCCTCGGGGGCATCCCCGGGGTGACGGAGAATCACGTCGAATCCCTGAAGGACATCCCGCAAGTGAGCGTCGTGGCCGACCTTCCCGCAGCGCAGCGGTACGGGCTCAAGCCCGGTGATGTCCGCCGGGCGGCCGCGCGTCTGATCGCGGGCGAGGAGGCCGGCGACATCTTCGTCGGTGGCAAGGCGTACGACATCCAGGTGTGGAGCAAGCCCGAGGTGCGCGACACCTTCAGTGACATCGGGAACCTCTTGATCGACACGCCGAGCGGTGAGTACGTGCGCCTGGAGGAAGTGGCCGACGTGAAGATCGAGCCGGTCCCCAACGTGATCTACCACGACAGCCTGTTCAGGAGCCTGGACGTGGGTGCCAACATCGATGGCACCCGCGACCTCGGGTCGATCGTCGCGGACGTCGAGGGTCGGCTCGACGACTACAACTGGCCGGAGGAGTATCACGCGGAGTTCCTCGGCGAGTACACCGAGCGGCGAGCGGCCGCGAACCGCCTGAACACCGGCGCGATCGCCGCAGCGATCGGCATCTTCCTGCTGTTGCAGGCGTCGTTCGGCAGCTGGCGCCTCGCGACGCTGTCCTTCCTGACGCTGCCGATCGCCTTGGTCGGCGGGGTGATCGCGGCCTACCTGACCGGTGGGGTCATCTCGCTGGGGTCGCTGGTCGGGTTCTTCACGGTGCTCGGCATCGTCGCCCGCAACGGGATCATGCTGATCAGCCACTACCAGCATCTGGAACGGTTCGAAGGCGTTCCGTTCGGGCCGGATCTCGTGTTGCAGGGTGCCCGCGAGCGCGTGGTGCCGATCATGATGACGGTGCTGACGACCGGGCTCGCCCTGGTCCCGCTGCTGATCGCGGGAGAGATCCCCGGCCAGGAGATCGAGTACCCGATGGCCTGGGTGATCCTCGGCGGCCTGATCACGGCGACGCTGCTGAACCTGTTCGTCGTGCCGTCGCTCTACCTGCGGTTCGCGAAGCCGCGCGGCGAGACTGGCCTGCCGATGCCGGCGGCACCGGTTCCGGCATGA